The Aquidulcibacter paucihalophilus genome has a window encoding:
- a CDS encoding MAPEG family protein, with product MDMTPEFIVLAFVLILAIVQIGWAASARTAELGIKWNAGARDGDTPPPGKLAGRLMRAQANLFETLPIFAAAVIMAHVAGKDGGPLTLWGTHLYLFGRLIYLPLYALGTPYVRTLAWLAALAGLIMVLVALFV from the coding sequence ATGGATATGACGCCTGAATTCATCGTGTTGGCCTTCGTGCTGATCCTGGCCATCGTCCAGATCGGCTGGGCCGCCAGCGCCCGGACCGCCGAACTCGGGATCAAATGGAACGCCGGCGCCCGCGACGGTGATACGCCGCCGCCCGGGAAACTGGCCGGCCGGCTGATGCGCGCCCAGGCCAATCTGTTCGAAACCCTGCCGATCTTCGCCGCCGCCGTGATTATGGCGCATGTCGCAGGCAAGGACGGCGGCCCCCTGACGCTCTGGGGCACGCATCTCTATCTTTTCGGGCGGCTGATCTATCTGCCGCTCTACGCCCTCGGCACGCCCTATGTTCGCACCCTGGCCTGGCTCGCCGCCTTGGCCGGGCTGATCATGGTGCTGGTCGCCCTTTTCGTCTGA
- a CDS encoding RlmE family RNA methyltransferase: MTDEEKPAERRRMVRPPSGGTAAGRGMGTKMKTADTKSMSSQQWIKRQLSDKWSERARAEGWRSRAAFKLLEIDDRFHLIKHGSRVIDLGAAPGGWAQVAVKRGAVAVVGVDLLPVEPVPGAIMIQADFTHPGVDQQMMDLLGGAPDLVLSDMAHNTVGHRQTDHLKIIALIEIAADFAIRTLKPGGHFVSKNFQGGDAGGVLARLRAEFETVKYVKPESSRKDSAEVFLVAMNRR, translated from the coding sequence ATGACTGACGAAGAAAAGCCCGCTGAGCGCAGACGGATGGTGCGCCCGCCCTCGGGCGGCACCGCCGCCGGCCGTGGCATGGGCACCAAGATGAAGACCGCGGACACCAAGTCGATGTCCAGCCAGCAGTGGATCAAGCGGCAACTGTCCGACAAATGGTCCGAGCGCGCCCGCGCCGAGGGCTGGCGCAGCCGCGCGGCCTTCAAACTGCTGGAGATCGACGACCGGTTTCACCTGATCAAACACGGCAGCCGGGTCATCGACCTGGGTGCCGCGCCCGGCGGCTGGGCCCAGGTAGCGGTCAAGCGCGGGGCCGTCGCGGTGGTGGGCGTCGACCTCTTGCCGGTCGAACCGGTGCCGGGCGCGATCATGATCCAGGCGGACTTCACCCATCCGGGAGTCGATCAGCAGATGATGGACCTGCTGGGCGGCGCGCCCGACCTGGTCCTCTCCGACATGGCCCACAACACCGTCGGCCACCGCCAGACCGACCACCTGAAGATCATCGCCCTGATCGAGATCGCGGCCGATTTCGCCATCCGCACGCTCAAGCCGGGCGGGCATTTCGTGTCGAAGAATTTCCAGGGCGGCGACGCCGGCGGCGTGCTGGCGCGGTTGCGTGCCGAGTTCGAGACGGTGAAATATGTCAAACCGGAATCGAGCCGTAAGGACAGCGCCGAGGTGTTTCTCGTGGCGATGAACCGCAGATGA
- a CDS encoding peptidylprolyl isomerase, protein MDPRQFTRSAPMADQTLTFTLDTGDVVIKLRPDLAPGHVARITELASEGFYDGVVFHRVIAGFMAQGGDPTGTGTSGSKKPNLKAEFSKERHARGVCSMARTSDPNSANSQFFICLDDASFLDGQYTVWGEVIEGMDHVDALPKGEPPRSPGKIVKATVN, encoded by the coding sequence ATGGACCCGCGACAATTCACAAGGAGCGCGCCGATGGCCGACCAGACCCTGACCTTCACCCTCGACACCGGCGACGTCGTGATCAAGCTTCGCCCTGACCTGGCCCCCGGCCACGTCGCCCGTATCACCGAGCTGGCCAGCGAAGGTTTCTATGACGGCGTGGTCTTCCACCGCGTCATCGCCGGCTTCATGGCCCAGGGCGGCGATCCGACCGGCACCGGCACCTCGGGCTCCAAGAAGCCGAACCTGAAGGCCGAGTTCTCGAAAGAGCGCCACGCCCGCGGCGTCTGCTCCATGGCCCGCACCTCGGATCCCAACAGCGCCAACAGCCAGTTCTTCATCTGCCTGGACGACGCCTCCTTCCTCGACGGCCAGTACACCGTCTGGGGCGAAGTCATCGAGGGCATGGACCACGTCGACGCCCTGCCCAAGGGCGAGCCGCCGCGTTCGCCGGGCAAGATCGTCAAGGCGACGGTGAACTGA
- a CDS encoding phosphohydrolase produces MISGAVRDELITRYSEPHRRYHTMVHIEDCLAQVAASTDMDENQRALMDAAIWFHDAIYDATRNDNEAESAKLAADRLAAEGAPQAFIDEVVRLILLTSGHSVEAGDVIGARLVSIDLSILGAEADRYDAYAAAIRFEYGHVPEPLYRAGRAAILGRFLEGGRLFADPVWAERFESQARANLAREIAALTA; encoded by the coding sequence ATGATCTCCGGTGCGGTTCGCGATGAGCTGATCACGCGCTACAGCGAGCCGCACCGGCGCTATCACACCATGGTCCATATCGAGGACTGTCTGGCGCAGGTCGCCGCCTCGACGGACATGGACGAGAACCAACGGGCGTTGATGGACGCCGCGATCTGGTTTCACGACGCGATCTACGACGCGACCCGGAACGACAACGAAGCCGAGAGCGCGAAGCTGGCTGCCGACCGGCTCGCTGCCGAGGGTGCACCGCAGGCGTTCATCGACGAGGTCGTCCGGCTGATTCTGTTGACCTCTGGCCATTCGGTAGAGGCCGGCGACGTCATCGGCGCGCGCCTGGTGTCGATCGATCTTTCGATCCTCGGCGCAGAAGCGGACCGCTATGACGCCTACGCCGCCGCCATCCGCTTCGAGTATGGCCACGTCCCGGAGCCCCTGTACCGGGCCGGGCGCGCCGCCATTCTCGGTCGCTTTCTCGAAGGCGGCCGCCTGTTCGCCGACCCGGTCTGGGCCGAACGATTCGAATCGCAGGCCCGGGCGAACCTGGCCCGCGAGATCGCCGCCCTGACCGCGTGA
- a CDS encoding DUF2061 domain-containing protein, with protein sequence MVRMFISTARRLALKIASYGVMHLVVAILVAFAITRDWRVALAVGVVEPFFQTIAYSIHDRVWHRIERRRMLSGLEEASEAFTARLQIMAPEEQTRAHGHDGHSHALPRSLKQIAAKSVTYGVMHFVVAVTVAFALTRDWRVSLAIGIIEPLVQTVFFTVHDRIWSRIEARKAARAAEMAAV encoded by the coding sequence ATGGTTCGTATGTTCATCAGCACCGCCCGCCGCCTCGCGCTCAAGATCGCGAGCTATGGCGTGATGCACCTGGTGGTCGCCATCCTGGTGGCCTTTGCCATCACGCGCGACTGGCGGGTGGCCCTGGCGGTCGGCGTCGTCGAACCCTTCTTCCAGACCATCGCCTATTCCATCCACGACCGGGTCTGGCACCGGATCGAGCGGCGGCGGATGCTGTCAGGGCTGGAAGAGGCATCGGAAGCCTTTACCGCCCGACTGCAGATCATGGCCCCCGAGGAGCAGACCCGCGCCCACGGCCACGACGGCCACAGCCACGCCCTGCCCCGCTCGCTGAAGCAGATCGCCGCCAAGTCCGTCACCTATGGCGTGATGCATTTCGTGGTCGCCGTGACCGTCGCCTTCGCCCTGACGCGGGACTGGCGGGTGTCGCTGGCCATCGGCATCATCGAGCCGCTGGTCCAGACGGTCTTCTTCACCGTCCACGACCGCATCTGGAGCCGGATCGAGGCCCGCAAGGCGGCCCGGGCGGCGGAGATGGCCGCCGTCTGA
- a CDS encoding 5'-methylthioadenosine/S-adenosylhomocysteine nucleosidase (Enables the cleavage of the glycosidic bond in both 5'-methylthioadenosine and S-adenosylhomocysteine) gives MAAEPEYGPALRSRIRPLITGVGPVEAAAGVAAALATLQAENALPDLIVSLGSAGSRTLDHARVYRVTEVSYRDMDASVLGFPKGETPYPRLPAVLPVWDGPAGLPTARLATGGSVVSGAGYDAVDADMVDMETFAVVRAAARFGVPVIGLRGVSDGRTDLSRLEHWTDALAEIDLRLAEALDLLHDHFTPVLTESA, from the coding sequence ATGGCCGCAGAGCCTGAATACGGCCCGGCCCTGCGCAGCCGCATCCGTCCGCTGATCACCGGCGTCGGTCCCGTCGAGGCCGCCGCCGGGGTGGCTGCGGCGCTTGCGACATTGCAGGCCGAGAACGCCCTGCCGGACCTGATCGTTTCGCTCGGCTCGGCGGGCTCGCGCACTCTCGATCACGCCCGCGTCTATCGGGTGACCGAGGTCAGCTACCGCGACATGGACGCCAGCGTGCTCGGTTTTCCGAAGGGCGAGACACCCTATCCGCGCCTGCCCGCCGTCCTGCCCGTGTGGGATGGCCCCGCGGGCCTGCCGACCGCCCGGCTGGCCACCGGCGGGAGCGTCGTCTCCGGTGCCGGCTATGACGCCGTCGACGCCGACATGGTCGATATGGAGACCTTCGCCGTCGTCCGCGCCGCCGCCCGCTTCGGCGTGCCGGTGATCGGCCTGCGCGGCGTCTCGGACGGCCGCACCGACCTGTCCCGCCTCGAACACTGGACCGACGCCCTGGCCGAGATCGATCTCCGGCTGGCCGAGGCCCTCGACCTGTTGCATGACCATTTCACGCCTGTTCTCACGGAGTCCGCATGA
- the rnd gene encoding ribonuclease D — protein MTPITTTEALRAFCERLADQPFITVDTEFMRETTYWPRLCLIQAASATDAAIIDPMAEGLDLEPFLDLLRDPKIIKVFHAARQDTEIFVKLGAMPKPMFDTQVAAMAAGFGDQVSYEALVRQMLRQEVDKGSRFTDWARRPLSEAQLVYALGDVTHLAALYPKLRDRLQKEGRLDWVMAEMEDLTDPALYDTDPEKAWKRLKPKKWSAKYLAAFVATAVWRERTAQDRDQPRGRILKDEAIDEIAAQAPTDPDAFNRLRSVPKGFGASRLGLELSAELKRVLADPEAHAPKLDRPAHNQPAPPSVVELLKVLLKAKSDNAGVATKLIANVADLEKIALDDAADIDALKGWRRQLFGEDALKLKRGEIALVLNGARVEVVEIE, from the coding sequence ATGACGCCGATCACCACCACCGAGGCGCTTCGCGCATTCTGCGAACGCCTGGCCGACCAGCCCTTCATCACCGTCGACACCGAGTTCATGCGGGAGACGACCTATTGGCCGCGCCTGTGCCTGATCCAGGCCGCGTCGGCCACGGACGCCGCCATCATTGACCCGATGGCCGAGGGACTGGACCTCGAGCCCTTCCTCGACCTGCTGCGCGACCCGAAGATCATCAAGGTCTTCCATGCGGCGCGTCAGGACACCGAAATCTTCGTCAAGCTGGGCGCCATGCCCAAGCCGATGTTCGACACCCAGGTCGCCGCCATGGCCGCCGGTTTCGGCGACCAGGTGTCCTATGAGGCGCTGGTCCGCCAGATGCTGCGCCAGGAAGTCGACAAGGGCAGCCGGTTCACCGACTGGGCCCGCCGGCCCCTGTCGGAGGCCCAGCTGGTCTATGCGCTGGGCGATGTGACCCATCTGGCCGCCCTGTATCCCAAGCTGCGCGACCGGCTGCAGAAGGAAGGCCGGCTCGACTGGGTCATGGCCGAGATGGAGGATCTGACCGATCCGGCCCTCTACGACACCGACCCGGAAAAGGCGTGGAAGCGGCTGAAGCCCAAGAAATGGTCGGCCAAATACCTCGCCGCCTTCGTCGCCACCGCCGTCTGGCGCGAGCGCACGGCGCAGGACCGCGACCAGCCGCGCGGGCGAATCCTCAAGGACGAGGCCATTGACGAGATCGCGGCCCAGGCCCCGACCGATCCGGATGCCTTCAACCGCCTGCGCTCCGTGCCCAAGGGCTTCGGCGCCTCGCGCCTCGGGCTGGAGCTGTCGGCCGAGCTGAAGCGGGTGCTGGCGGATCCGGAGGCCCATGCGCCCAAGCTGGACCGTCCGGCCCACAACCAGCCTGCCCCGCCGTCGGTGGTGGAACTGCTGAAGGTGCTGCTGAAGGCGAAGAGCGACAATGCCGGGGTGGCGACCAAGCTGATCGCCAACGTCGCTGATCTGGAAAAGATCGCCCTCGACGACGCCGCCGACATCGACGCCCTCAAGGGCTGGCGGCGTCAGCTGTTCGGCGAGGATGCGCTGAAGCTCAAACGCGGCGAGATCGCCCTGGTGCTGAACGGCGCCCGCGTCGAGGTCGTCGAGATCGAATAG
- the guaA gene encoding glutamine-hydrolyzing GMP synthase, with product MTAPADHQKVLIVDFGSQVTQLIARRLREASVYCEIHPYAKAEAALASMKPQAIILSGGPESVHEEGSPRAPQGVFEAGVPVLGICYGEMTMCEQLGGKVEGGHTREFGRAEITVEKASPLLAGLAPVGEDETVWMSHGDKIVAIPAGFEVVASSAGSPYAVIADETRHFYGVQFHPEVMHTPRGATMLKNFTHGIAGLKGDWTMAAYRDEQIAKIREQVGSAKVVCGLSGGVDSSVAAVLIHEAIGDQLTCVFVDTGLLRKDEATQVTTLFREHYNIPLIHVDASKEFLGALAGQSDPETKRKTIGRVFIEIFDREAGKIDGAEFLAQGTLYPDVIESVSSSSGKAHVIKSHHNVGGLPDFMKLKLVEPLRELFKDEVRALGRELGLTDAFVGRHPFPGPGLAIRIPGEITPEAVETLQQADAIYLEEIRKAGLYDSIWQAFAVLLPVKTVGVMGDARTYEKVLALRAVTSTDGMTADFFEFPWDVLGRCATRIVNEVRGVNRVVYDVTSKPPGTIEWE from the coding sequence ATGACCGCCCCCGCTGATCACCAGAAGGTCCTGATCGTCGACTTCGGCAGCCAGGTCACCCAGTTGATCGCCCGGCGCCTGCGCGAGGCGAGCGTCTATTGCGAGATCCATCCCTACGCCAAGGCCGAAGCTGCGCTGGCGTCGATGAAGCCGCAGGCGATCATCCTGTCGGGCGGACCTGAGAGCGTGCACGAGGAAGGCAGCCCGCGCGCGCCACAGGGCGTGTTCGAGGCCGGCGTCCCCGTTCTGGGCATCTGCTACGGCGAGATGACCATGTGCGAACAACTCGGCGGCAAGGTCGAGGGCGGCCACACCCGCGAGTTCGGCCGCGCCGAGATCACCGTCGAGAAGGCCTCGCCCCTGCTGGCCGGTCTGGCCCCGGTCGGCGAGGACGAGACCGTCTGGATGAGCCACGGCGACAAGATCGTCGCCATCCCGGCCGGGTTCGAGGTGGTCGCCAGCTCGGCCGGCTCTCCCTATGCCGTCATCGCCGACGAGACCCGCCACTTCTACGGCGTCCAGTTCCACCCCGAGGTGATGCACACCCCGCGCGGCGCAACGATGCTGAAGAATTTCACCCATGGCATCGCCGGTCTGAAGGGCGACTGGACCATGGCCGCCTATCGCGACGAGCAGATCGCGAAGATCCGCGAACAGGTGGGGTCAGCGAAAGTCGTCTGCGGTCTGTCAGGCGGCGTTGACAGTTCGGTGGCCGCGGTCCTGATCCATGAGGCGATCGGCGATCAGCTGACCTGCGTGTTCGTGGACACCGGCCTGCTGCGCAAGGACGAGGCGACCCAGGTCACGACGCTGTTCCGCGAGCACTATAACATCCCGCTGATCCACGTTGATGCGTCGAAGGAATTCCTCGGCGCCCTGGCCGGCCAGTCGGACCCCGAGACCAAGCGCAAGACCATCGGCCGGGTCTTCATCGAGATCTTCGACCGCGAGGCCGGCAAGATCGACGGTGCCGAATTCCTCGCCCAGGGCACCCTCTATCCCGACGTGATCGAGAGCGTCTCGTCCTCGAGCGGCAAGGCCCACGTCATCAAGAGCCATCACAATGTGGGCGGCCTGCCGGACTTCATGAAGCTGAAGCTGGTCGAGCCCCTGCGCGAACTGTTCAAGGATGAGGTCCGCGCCCTCGGCCGCGAGCTCGGCCTGACCGACGCCTTCGTCGGCCGCCACCCGTTCCCCGGGCCGGGCCTGGCCATCCGCATCCCCGGCGAGATCACGCCGGAGGCGGTCGAGACCCTGCAGCAGGCCGACGCCATCTACCTCGAAGAGATCCGCAAGGCGGGCCTCTACGACAGCATCTGGCAGGCCTTTGCGGTCCTGCTGCCGGTCAAGACGGTCGGCGTCATGGGCGACGCCCGCACCTATGAGAAGGTGCTGGCCCTGCGCGCGGTGACCTCGACCGACGGCATGACCGCCGACTTCTTTGAATTCCCGTGGGACGTCCTGGGCCGCTGCGCCACCCGCATCGTCAATGAGGTCCGGGGCGTGAACCGCGTCGTCTATGACGTCACGTCCAAGCCGCCGGGGACGATCGAGTGGGAGTGA
- the guaB gene encoding IMP dehydrogenase, translating into MEIREGLTFDDVLLEPGPSEIMPAEADVSTKLTRDIRLNIPLTSSAMDTVTESRLAIAMAQAGGLGILHRNMTVEEQADMVREVKRYESGMVINPVTITPQTTLGEIRAIVAKRKISGFPVVDPVTGKLVGILTNRDMRFDTDPNRKAIELMTTGDLVTVREGAGRDEARALLRDRKIERVIVVDEDYRATGLITMKDIEKAQAHPHAAKDDQGRLLVGAASTVGDAGYERAMALAEAGVDVVVIDTAHGHSIQVSRVVERIKRESNRIQIIAGNVATYDAARALIDAGADAVKVGIGPGSICTTRIVAGVGVPQLTAIMEAARAAKASGAPVIADGGIKYSGDLAKAIAAGASVAMMGSMFAGTDESPGEVFLYQGRSYKSYRGMGSVGAMGAGSADRYFQKEVEDTQKLVPEGIEGQTPYKGPIAPVLHQMVGGLRAAMGYVGAATIADLQERARFVRITGAGLRESHVHDVMITREAPNYRQG; encoded by the coding sequence ATGGAGATACGCGAAGGGCTCACCTTCGACGATGTTTTGCTGGAACCCGGCCCGTCAGAGATCATGCCCGCCGAGGCGGACGTCTCGACGAAGCTCACCCGCGACATCAGGCTGAACATCCCGCTGACCTCGTCCGCCATGGACACGGTCACCGAAAGCCGGCTGGCCATCGCCATGGCCCAGGCCGGCGGTCTGGGCATCCTTCACCGCAACATGACGGTCGAGGAACAGGCGGACATGGTCCGCGAGGTCAAACGCTACGAAAGCGGCATGGTCATCAACCCGGTGACCATCACGCCGCAGACCACGCTCGGCGAAATCCGCGCCATCGTGGCCAAGCGGAAGATCTCGGGCTTCCCGGTCGTGGATCCGGTGACCGGCAAGCTGGTCGGCATCCTCACCAACCGCGACATGCGGTTCGACACCGACCCGAATCGCAAGGCCATCGAACTGATGACCACGGGCGACCTGGTCACCGTGCGTGAGGGCGCGGGACGCGACGAGGCGCGGGCCCTGCTGCGGGACCGCAAGATCGAACGCGTCATCGTCGTCGATGAGGACTATCGCGCCACCGGCCTGATCACGATGAAGGACATCGAGAAGGCCCAGGCCCACCCCCACGCCGCCAAGGACGATCAGGGCCGGCTGCTGGTCGGTGCCGCCTCGACCGTCGGCGACGCGGGCTATGAGCGGGCCATGGCGCTGGCGGAAGCGGGCGTGGATGTGGTGGTCATCGACACCGCCCACGGCCATTCGATCCAGGTCTCGCGCGTCGTCGAGCGCATCAAGCGCGAATCCAACCGCATCCAGATCATCGCCGGCAATGTCGCCACCTATGATGCGGCGCGAGCCCTGATCGATGCGGGTGCCGACGCCGTGAAGGTCGGTATCGGCCCGGGCAGCATCTGCACCACCCGTATCGTTGCGGGCGTCGGCGTGCCGCAGCTGACGGCCATCATGGAGGCCGCGCGCGCGGCAAAGGCGTCCGGCGCGCCGGTCATCGCCGACGGCGGCATCAAATATTCGGGCGATCTGGCCAAGGCCATCGCGGCCGGGGCCTCGGTGGCCATGATGGGGTCGATGTTCGCCGGCACCGACGAGAGCCCGGGCGAGGTCTTCCTGTACCAGGGCCGGTCCTACAAGTCGTACCGCGGTATGGGTTCGGTCGGGGCCATGGGTGCCGGTTCGGCTGACCGCTATTTCCAGAAGGAAGTCGAGGACACCCAGAAGCTGGTGCCCGAGGGCATCGAGGGCCAGACGCCGTACAAGGGGCCGATCGCCCCCGTGCTGCACCAGATGGTCGGCGGCCTGCGGGCGGCCATGGGCTATGTCGGCGCGGCGACCATCGCCGATCTTCAGGAGCGCGCGCGTTTCGTGCGCATCACCGGTGCCGGGCTGCGTGAGAGTCACGTCCACGACGTGATGATCACGCGCGAGGCACCCAACTATCGTCAGGGATGA
- the purM gene encoding phosphoribosylformylglycinamidine cyclo-ligase, with translation MSDTPESLRKGLTYADAGVDIDAGEMLVDAIKPLAKSTRRPGAEASLGGFGALFDLKAAGFEDPLIVATTDGVGTKLKIAIETGRHDGVGIDLVAMCVNDLLAQGAEPLLFLDYYATGKLEIDAAKRVVAGIAEGCRQAGCALVGGETAEMPGMYAGGDYDLAGFSLGAVERGHALPYLDRQAAGDIIIGLASSGPHSNGYSLIRKVVEKSGLAWGDDAPFARDRTLAQALMEPTRIYVKPVLPLMKAGLIKGAAHITGGGLIENPPRCIAEGLQASFDWNAWPVPHVFQWLGEVGGISDHELRRTFNCGIGFILIVSPENAEPVLEGLLNAGEAAFVCGQLEAA, from the coding sequence ATGAGCGACACCCCCGAGAGCCTGCGTAAAGGCCTGACCTATGCCGATGCCGGCGTGGATATCGACGCCGGCGAGATGCTGGTGGACGCGATCAAGCCGCTGGCGAAGTCGACCCGGCGGCCCGGCGCGGAGGCCTCGCTGGGAGGATTCGGGGCCCTGTTCGACCTCAAGGCGGCCGGATTCGAGGACCCGCTGATCGTCGCCACCACTGACGGCGTCGGCACCAAGCTGAAGATCGCCATCGAGACCGGCCGGCATGACGGGGTCGGAATCGATCTGGTCGCCATGTGCGTCAACGACCTGCTGGCCCAGGGTGCCGAGCCGCTGCTGTTCCTCGACTACTACGCCACCGGCAAGCTCGAGATCGATGCCGCCAAACGCGTCGTGGCCGGGATCGCCGAAGGCTGCCGTCAGGCCGGCTGCGCCCTCGTCGGCGGCGAGACGGCCGAGATGCCCGGCATGTATGCCGGCGGCGACTATGACCTGGCGGGCTTCTCGCTCGGCGCGGTCGAGCGTGGACACGCCCTGCCCTACCTCGACCGTCAGGCCGCAGGCGACATCATCATCGGCCTCGCCTCCTCGGGCCCGCACTCGAACGGCTATTCGCTGATCCGCAAGGTGGTGGAGAAGTCCGGTCTGGCGTGGGGCGACGACGCCCCCTTCGCCCGCGACCGCACCCTGGCCCAGGCGCTGATGGAGCCGACCCGAATCTATGTGAAGCCCGTCCTGCCCCTGATGAAGGCCGGCCTGATCAAGGGTGCGGCCCACATCACCGGCGGCGGCCTGATCGAGAATCCGCCCCGCTGCATCGCCGAGGGTCTTCAGGCGTCGTTCGACTGGAACGCCTGGCCGGTGCCGCATGTGTTCCAGTGGCTGGGCGAGGTCGGCGGAATTTCGGATCACGAACTGCGCCGCACCTTCAACTGCGGCATCGGCTTCATCCTGATCGTCTCGCCCGAAAACGCCGAGCCCGTGCTGGAAGGCCTGCTCAACGCCGGCGAAGCCGCCTTCGTCTGCGGCCAGCTGGAAGCCGCCTAG
- a CDS encoding RsmB/NOP family class I SAM-dependent RNA methyltransferase, producing MTPAARLAAAASVLDSIAQGRAPAEVVIKAWGAANRYAGSGDRRAVAERVYQVLRARGRLVAAMGGREDGRALVVGALAFLDNLSLEEIEALHSGEGYGPRPLSKQERARIAAGEGDLPETATDLPAFVIEDLKATFGDRWSEEAAGLMARAPVDLRVNTAKTTVEAARAELKATGLTPQPTPWSAVGLRLPSEPAPNVQALDAFNAGRIEIQDEGSQLTAWVAGAGLSFTPDSIVVDYCAGGGGKTLALAVQGLPAADPTRVAAPSPAGWSPTGADELAAAKSTPAAAPMRLIACDVVQKRLDNIKPRLARAGVAADLRLIGQNGGGVEEFNGKADLVFVDAPCSGSGAWRRRPEDAWRLKADEIERLHALQLRILGQAAALVKPGGRLVYVTCSVLARENEAVADAFEAAHKGFQPLPVADVLATPTLTDAARTRLAGAATGGRLRLSPASTGTDGFFVALYERRA from the coding sequence TTGACCCCAGCCGCCCGTCTCGCCGCCGCCGCCTCCGTCCTGGACAGCATCGCCCAGGGCCGCGCCCCCGCCGAGGTGGTGATCAAGGCCTGGGGTGCCGCCAACCGCTATGCGGGGTCCGGTGACCGCCGCGCCGTTGCCGAGCGCGTCTATCAGGTGCTGCGCGCGCGCGGCCGTCTGGTCGCCGCCATGGGCGGCCGTGAAGACGGCCGGGCGCTGGTCGTCGGTGCGCTCGCCTTCCTCGACAATCTGTCGCTGGAAGAGATCGAGGCCCTGCACTCGGGCGAGGGCTATGGCCCGCGGCCGCTGTCAAAGCAGGAGCGCGCCCGGATCGCGGCGGGGGAGGGCGACCTGCCCGAAACCGCGACGGACCTGCCGGCCTTCGTTATCGAGGACCTGAAGGCGACCTTCGGCGACCGCTGGAGCGAGGAGGCGGCCGGCCTGATGGCGCGCGCCCCGGTCGATCTGCGCGTCAACACCGCCAAGACCACAGTCGAGGCCGCCCGGGCCGAGTTGAAGGCCACGGGCCTCACACCCCAGCCGACGCCCTGGTCCGCCGTCGGCCTGCGTCTGCCGTCCGAGCCCGCGCCGAACGTCCAGGCGCTGGACGCCTTCAACGCCGGCCGCATCGAGATCCAGGACGAGGGCAGCCAGCTGACGGCCTGGGTGGCCGGGGCCGGCCTGTCGTTCACGCCGGACAGCATCGTCGTCGACTATTGCGCGGGCGGCGGCGGCAAGACGCTGGCGCTGGCGGTGCAGGGTCTGCCTGCCGCCGATCCGACGCGGGTCGCCGCGCCCAGCCCCGCCGGCTGGTCGCCGACCGGTGCTGACGAACTGGCGGCGGCAAAGTCCACGCCGGCGGCTGCGCCCATGCGGCTGATCGCCTGCGACGTGGTGCAGAAGCGGCTCGACAACATCAAGCCGCGCCTCGCCCGCGCGGGCGTTGCGGCCGACCTGCGGCTGATCGGCCAGAACGGCGGCGGGGTCGAGGAGTTCAACGGCAAGGCCGATCTGGTCTTCGTCGACGCGCCCTGCAGCGGCTCCGGCGCCTGGCGCCGTCGTCCCGAGGACGCCTGGCGGCTGAAGGCCGACGAGATCGAGCGGCTGCACGCCCTGCAGCTGCGCATCCTCGGTCAGGCCGCCGCGCTGGTGAAGCCGGGCGGGCGACTGGTCTATGTCACCTGTTCGGTGCTGGCGCGTGAGAACGAGGCCGTCGCCGACGCCTTCGAGGCGGCCCACAAGGGTTTCCAGCCTCTGCCGGTCGCTGACGTTCTGGCGACCCCGACGCTCACCGACGCGGCGCGCACCCGCCTTGCCGGGGCCGCGACGGGCGGACGGCTGCGGCTGTCGCCCGCCTCGACCGGGACCGACGGCTTCTTCGTGGCCCTCTACGAGCGGCGGGCGTGA